TCTTCATCCTCACCAAGCGGGAAGTGGACAAGGACCGTTTGAAGCAGATGAAGGCTCGGCAGAACATGCGGGCATCCAACACGGGCGAGTATGAGAGCCAGAGGTTCAGGGCCTCCTCCCAACATGCCCCATCTCCTGAAGCTGAGTCGGGGGTAGAAGCCTGACAAACACTGCAACCCTCTCCTAGACTGTATTGACTGTGGCCTCCAAGACTGGAAGGCCTTTGGGTTTGGCCAGGATTCCCGTCCTTGCCTGTGAGGTCCGCCAGAGGGCGCGTGAAGGCCAGGCTGCTGCCaacccctgccccgcccctccccagaagCCAGCCAAAGGCAAATAAAGTCACGGAGTGTTTTGAGAGCAAAGGAACCAGGAGTGGGCTTGTGAATTCCTTGGGacgggcggggcagagggaggggttgGTTACTCACGTGTGCTCCCTCTCACAGAAGCAGTCAGTGTTCCTGGCTGGATGGTTGGGGAGACTACAGAGACTTAAGTACAAGGCTAGGCACAGGCCCTGGGGACCAAGCCTTCAGAGCTGCTGGCCAGGAGGGTGGGGTCCCACTGAGCctctaacaaaaaataaagagaatcaaaAAGGGCAttcgggggggtggggaagaaagcaCTCCTCTTCCTGGTCCAGTCCCAGtgacttagcctctctgggcctcagtttccttgtgtgtAACAGGGATTGGACTAGTGATTTCCAAGACATGGGTTCTAAACTTGAACCTATGAtttatctccccccacccccacatgcaAAATCGTGTGTACACATACAGCTTTGTGGGCAGTAGTTCATAGCTCTTGTGTGCTTTTGTAAAGTAGGGTCCATGATGCAGAAAAGGTCACGTGCCACTGCTCTGACCGGTCCCCGTCAGACCCGGTATTGCAAGGTTGGACCTTTACCAGTCTGTTGCATCCATTACCAGGAAGCACTGGGACAAAATGTATTTGGTTATCTTAGAAAAGGCAGAAGACACCAAGCCAGAATGCAGCGGTAGGAAGCGGATGCTTTGGGCAGAGCCAGAAcagcactcccagagctcccacctTAAAGTAAAGAAACCAGAGCCAAATAGGGGTTTAACTTCTAAACATAAAACTTTATTACATTTCTAGTTATGTCCTTTTGCGTGATATATTTAGGACCAAGTAGTTAAGAGAAGTCCTAATTATACCCTCGGGCTGATTTTGTTTCCACCCCCCACCTGTAGAGTGACTCTCATCCCCCTTCCCCATTCCAGCTTGAGGCACTTGGTGTCACGAATAAAGTGGCAGCTGGCTGGAAAGATAAGGCTCAAGTCTAAAATCCCCCAGCACAAACTGAGAGGGGAAGTCTCCTTTCGCTCAGGGTCCTCCCCAGGTTAGCATAAGGAAAGACACCGAAGTTTCCAGGGATACCACACGAGGCTTTCATATCCCTCAGACCAGGTGGAGGACCCCACAGCGTTTCCCTtgcccccaccctggcctctcTTCACCCTCGTTGCTTCCTGGCCACACTTACATTCCTACGAACCACCCCATCTCCTGACGTTTGCTCCTCACTTTCTGCTCTGAGCAGCTTGGGCACAGGAAGCAAGAGGTCTCTCTGACCAGAGATCTCAGAAGCACCCAGGGACGCCCCAGGCAGCTTTGGAGAACGGGGACCAGACAGCTGCGAACGGGCCTGTCCTCTTCACCACCACCAGAAGCCGTGAGGAAGCCCAGGGTAGATGCTGCTCTGCATTGGCCCCTGTGCTTGACTTcgcttcctctcctcttcctcccccactccaaaGAAACAGTATATATATGCCATCGAAAGAAGAGGGATTGCAGCAGGGGAGACCCGTGGGCACAGATGGGTCCTTCTGAACTTGAAGGCACCAAGGGTTCTCAGAGGCGTACAGGATAATGGCCTAGGGGTCCAGGAGGCTGAGGACAAAGCTCTCTGGCTTTGTTGGGGGTTCAGGGAGGAAAGAGCTCTAGCTACAGAGCCCAGAAGCCTACGGCAGAGGTGAGAGGGACACCTCATCACCTCGAAGTCACTTCTACCTCTCCTGTTCCTTTCTGGCTGTAAAACaggctctccctgtccctccctgcaaCCCCAGCTGTTGAGGAGAGTTTGGTGCCATGTGGTGCGTGGAGGAGGAAGGCACATCTGCCTAGTCCCCTCTGGGTCTGCCAAAGGCAAGAGTTCCTCCGGCCCGCCAGGCACCTGCACCTCCACCACCAGAGAGGCTACCCATCCCAGGACAGAAAAGAAATTGGGCATGTtactggaagggaaggaaagggatctGAGGTCCAGACTCCGGTCACAGGGCCCAGCCCTCTAGGGAAGGGAGAGCCCACGGTGGGGCGGAATGCGGTGCTCCTTAATTGCGATCCCCGACCAGCTGCAGCACAAAGGTGAAAATGTAGATGATGTCCGTGTAGATCTGCAGAGCGCCAGTGATGTAGTCCTCCGGGCTGATGGTGTGCTTCCGGTTCCCCAGGACCAGCTGCGTGTCATAAGCCAGGAACTGTAGGAATAGGGAAGGCATGCGTGAGGACCCAGGGGCTCAGTGGCTAGAGCTCCTTTCTAGTTCTCGTTTCATCAGCAGATCTGTCCTGGGTGCCTCCGTGCCATGCAGTGTGCTTAGGGACACATTAACAAACAGCACACAGCACATGGTCTCCACCGTCAAGCGGTTCCGCAGtctagaaagggagagagacacacCCTCATCTGTAATACGGCCTGCTGGGTGTGTTCCATAGCTGGCAGTGAATGAGAGGTGGCAGGAATGCCCAGAAAATCAGTCACCTCTTGACAGTGGAGAGAGGGAAGTATAGCTGTggcccactccctgccccccaagcAGCCTAAATGCATGCTCCTTGTGTCTAGTtgctcccctccagcccctcagctcccctccagagagggagcagggcctTACTCACCAACGTGAAGCAAATGGCCCCCAGAGCAGCATAGACCATGTGGAGCCAATAAatctggggagaggggacagggatgGTGTTAGAAATCTTGGCAAAGCACAGAACCAGGCAGTCCCTCAGAACCAGCTTCCTCCGGCATTCTGGcatctgagcagggagacccaggAAGCTGGCTACATGAAGGAACTACTTCTGCCTTCCGGATCCTGGAAGAAATCAGGAGTAGTAATGtatttgggatgcctggctggcttagtcggtggagcacgcaactcttgatcttggagttgtgagttcgagccccacattgggtgtagagattactttaaaaaacaaaagacaaaaaaacaagaatagtAACAAATTTGgacagagaaaacagaggccaTCCTTCAGTGGTCATATGAAACCAACCTCCAAAGTTAGGGGACAGAAGCGTCCACTGtgcttttggaaaaaaacagGTGGTTGCATTGTCGCTCCAGGAGGGACAGAGCCAGGCAGGCACTGGTGAGGAGCCCTGTCACCTTTTCCCCAGTCCTAGTCCCCACTCAGTCATGGTTCCTGCAGCCAGCCTGGGAAGGAAGCCCccagccacccccctccccagggcagcctgCTTAACAGCCCTCCAGGTGCCTCCCAGCACTGTGCTCCCCTCCTCGCAGGTCCCTTCCATCCAGGCCCATCTTCTCAGTCCTGGGCAcctctcccatctcccttctAGATCCTAAGCTCAGCTGTCAGGCAGATATCACCCACTACTTCCTCCCATGGGAATTCTGCGATGCCGTCCAGGGCTTCAGGTTCTATGGCTCCCAGGGCCTTCGAATCTCCAGACAGAGATTCCCCTAACCCAAAGGACGGTGCTCCAGTGTTGGTGTCTTTGCAAGCCAGTTGACAGCTTCCAGAGGTCAGAGCTTGCCCAGAGACCTGGGTGGGACCTACTCCCAACACTTTATACAGAAAGTCTCCTCCGAGTGCTAGGTTTGCTGACCCCAGCTCTCCCAGGACACTCACATATTTGAAGGACAGCACAATGGCAGTGACAATCCCAGTCACCATCATCACAATGCCCAGGACACAGAAGAGGCCTGTGCACGAGGTGAAGTCCACCTGCccggaagggagaaggagggaccTGTCAGACCAGTGTCACAACCAGCAGCGCAGCCAGACTGCCCCGCCTCCCCGACCAGAGAATCCCAGTGCTGCCTCCTAGAAGGCATGGGAGTAACCATGACATTCGAAGGACAGATGCAAGGAACAGTTTTGTAGGTGCCGAtaggaggggaaggggattagGGTCTCTAAGGGAAATCCCTGGTGTAGAGGGGTCTGGGCCCTGGCAGGCCTGCTGAAGTGCCAAGCCTGGAGGGCCAGGTTTATATAAAGAGAGGGGGTTGGGGTGGCCAGGGAAGcgcctcctgcccccccccgcccccgtgcccATACCCTCACCTTGGTCTGGAAGCAGAAGATGGTGACCGAAATGGACACCACAGCAGTGATGATCATTGCAATGATGACGGCTTTGGTTTCATACACactgaggggaaggaggagttTGGGGAGGCCAGAGGCATAAGTCATGTAGGAATGACTTCAAAACTATCACTTCTAGAAGGCTCCTGCCCAGCATCCCCCCCATGCAGATGACTGCCAGCCCAGGGATGCCCCACTCCCCCATACTACACACTTTGCAGGAGTGTGCTGGTTTGTCCCTGAGTGTACCTGGAAATGGTGCCCGTCATGAAGCCCATGGCAAGAGTctgagggaaggacagagacaaGAGTAGAACACGTAAGAAAGGTGGGCCCCTGGAGGCACAGCCATGGCAGACTGCCAGAGCTGGGGGCACATGTGACTGAGCGGGAGAGAGGCAGCCATGAGGAGACCAAGGGCGTGGGTCAGATTAAGGTGTGGGAGAGAGCCAGGGACATCTCCCACGATCATgtccccagcccttccctgggacccaccctccttccctcaccccttcttGACTTACAAAGATGGCCAGCAGGATGATGTTCCATGGGAAACGGCGTCTGAAGGGAAAGAGACCGTGATTAAGTGACTTGAGGCCAGCCAGGTATCAGAGGCTCCTCGAGCAGAAGGTAGTTTTTGGCTCAAGTGCTTGAAGAATGAGGCCTtgacttgggggaggggaggctggcatGGCCTTTGGTACCTGCTCAGGTGTCCTATGCAGGGACAACATGGCCGATGGGACAGACCTGGGctgtggaaccacaaagacccggATCCATTTGCAGCTCTTACATTGCCTGCCTGCCTATCTGAGAaagttactcagcctctctgagccttgggttCTTCTTATCTGTTAAATGGTTCAAATGTTACATACCTTGCAGGTACCGTAAAAATAACAGCCACATAACTGAATCTATGCCACACAGGCAAGGGACTTTGCACACACCCACACCTCAGCTGCGCCCATCACCATTCAGCTGCTacagggatcccctttcttccccaaacacTTGACCCCCCCCACCGGCCCCCCACCATCCCTTCTCACTGTCTGTCTGGGACTCACCTGGGTCCCTGGCAGCAGGCGAGGGTCAGATAGGTGGCCAGGAAGACAGCACTGGGAAGAAAGAGATGAGGAGGTAGTCTACAGGCCTGGTCCACCCCTCGGCCCCCTCCGGGCCCCGCCTGGCAGCACTCACCAGGCCAGCGGGCTGGGGGCTCAAGACTGCTGGGGGCCCACGGAAGCATTTGGAAGTCTGAGGGGGAAGCAACCCAGGACAAGATTACCCCGCCAAGGACACTGAGAACCTCTGAGACAGTTTAGCCAGGAAGGAGGCTGAAGGAGACCATGGTAGCTAGGCTAAGAGAACTCGGGGACCATTTGGCAGTCTGCATGTTGACaccagtcccccacccctgcttccagGAGCTCCGTGGTGCTGTCACTCCTCACTTGGTCACTCCCACACACCCACACTTCCCAGTACAGCTGGCAGCTTGAAGGGCCCCTCTCAAAACATGATCCCTGCCCTGAGAGAAGCTGGTCAGTGGTCCCTCCCTCAtctccttgccccctcccccaacacacatagagcagagaggagcagagactCACTAGGACACATAGTAGACAAACAGGTTTCTCCTCACGAAATCACCAACTGGCTTCCTGtggagcaggggagggtgggaggggagaggagtcaCACCAGGCTTGGTACCTCCCTGCCCAGGCCCTCCCAGCAGCCGCATGCAAACTCCCCTTGGGTGCATCTGAGCACAGGGCTCACCCCAACCCGCACTCCCCCACGGGGGACCCAGTGAGACTGGGGCAGAGTCCTCAGACTCACACGAAGGTGAAGACAGCAATGATGGCCACGGTGACAAGCAGCTGGATGGAGATGATGGTGTAAACCTGGAACGCAagccagggtgggggcagcacGTGTCACCATCCCCCCATTCCCCCAGGAAGCAGCCAGCCCCCTATCCAGGAGCCCAAACGACTGGCTCTGACGGGTGGGAAGGGGGCTCTCTTAATTTGGAAGGATCTCTTCTTCATTTCCACTCGAGGGCCCTCCCTTGTTGCCGCCTGTCCTGAAGGCCACCCCAGAGTGAGGAGTCTGGCTCAGAGACTACCCACACCCTCAGGGCCgacccccacctccagctgctCCTTGCCATCTCCCCACCGGTGCCATGGCTAGCCTCgcttccctgcttcctcccccgCCTCACTGCGCTAGCAGGGATAGCCTCCATGCTCAGACAGCGGTCTCTGTGCCTACTCCATCCCTgtggaggagctgggggagaggaggggtatAAACAAGTATGATCATTCTGAATTCCAGTCTCACGGGAGAAAGAAGTTTGGGGAGAGAGGGACACTCTGGCAGAGCCTGCCTAGATTTTCCCAGATTGAATCTGTCCCCTGCCACAGGGTCAAGGAAGAGAAGAGTGAGAGGCAGGGAACATGGGTCAGAGGAGCTGGGGGatcccctgagggcagggcagagctAGAAAGAACTTGGAAGGCGGCAGCATATCTCCATAGGAATGAGTGCCAGGGGCTCACAGTGCCTGGCTACACATCCCGTCCCCACCCCATTCCCACAGCCCAAGGAGCCCGGAGACAGTGGGCCTCCCAGCCCATGTCTTACCTTTCGGATGAAGGTATGCCGGACTTTCCTGTCATCCCACTCTCCAGGCCCAAAGCTTTCACTCactgctctctcctctccatcatagccctggcctgggcctgcGGGGACAGATCACGTGTGACCGACTGGGACATAGGGCCTCAATCCCAAAGCCTGCATGACATTATGTCAGAGTCTCCAGTGTCTCCGGCCAAAAGAGAGAAGCCATAACTCAGGAACTCCTCACCCAAGCCAGGTCCTCTAGACACCCTCAGAGCGgcccagtgctgggctgggcACCATATGGAGCCATGTGTCCCTGTCACGAGGGGCCTTAGGTGTGAGCCCATCTGTCAGTGCACATTCACTGACGGCACGTGGGTGAGCGTGTGCAGCCCACAGCTGGGTGCTCTGGGGTATGAACACACATGGTCCCTGCCATCTAGGGGTCATGACCTAGTGAGGAaaccaggcaggggcagggcttgGAGCATCAGCGAGAGGAGCTGGCAGCGTCAGGACAGGGGGTGTCAGGAATGAAAGGAGGAAAGGCAGGTAGAAACACAGAGCATATGTGTGGAGGGTGGAGAACAGAGTGAGGGCCGTGTTCTCCATCTGGCAAACATGAGCACACAAGGATGCCAGGGGTCCTCGTGCCTAGGACAAGGCGTGACCGTGAACGTGACTTGTGCACTCTAATATCCCCACCAGAACACCTATGAACATGTATGGGCAGCTGACAGCTCGCCGTGCCCCAGCATTCCAGAGGCTGCAGGGCTCAAACATTCCTTCAATGCCTCCTTGCAAACCGCTCTCAAAATCTGCACAGGAGCCATTCACGAAAAGTCGCCGCATCTAAGCTCTCATTTCTGACCCAACAGAGCATACACCTGCCATGACATTTACCAAACATCCAAATGACTCCTGGATGTTTGCAAAACTCAGACATGACCTTAATGGATGAGGACCTGTTGGCactgagaatattaaaaaaaaaaaaaagcttcaggtTCCAATTCCTAACGGAGGAGTCTTGGGGCAGAGGTGGCAACTGTCTAGTTAGGACCCGGAAATGGCCTCCTAAGGTAGCCGCTCTGACATAACTGCTTCATCCTGCCACTTTCTCATCAGCTGCGTGAGTTCTGCTCTGTGACTGTGGACCTAGGCTCCTTGCTGACTAAAGGGGCTACAGGCAGCCGGTGGGGCAGGGGGCTAGGTGCTGAGGGGGCGGGTGGGGAGGAAACAAAGATGGGGAAACAGAAAGAACTAAAGAGGAGATGAAAAAAACGGATGAAACAGGaagctgagaaggaaggaaaagaggtggCTTGTGTGCAACAAGTGCTGCCTCGtcatccccccccgccccactccctTCAGGG
This window of the Ailuropoda melanoleuca isolate Jingjing chromosome 2, ASM200744v2, whole genome shotgun sequence genome carries:
- the TMBIM1 gene encoding protein lifeguard 3, with translation MSNPSAPPPYEDRNPLYPGSPPQGGYGQPSVPPGGYPAYPAYPQPGYGHPAGYPQPMPPIHPMPMHYGPGQGYDGEERAVSESFGPGEWDDRKVRHTFIRKVYTIISIQLLVTVAIIAVFTFVKPVGDFVRRNLFVYYVSYAVFLATYLTLACCQGPRRRFPWNIILLAIFTLAMGFMTGTISSVYETKAVIIAMIITAVVSISVTIFCFQTKVDFTSCTGLFCVLGIVMMVTGIVTAIVLSFKYIYWLHMVYAALGAICFTLFLAYDTQLVLGNRKHTISPEDYITGALQIYTDIIYIFTFVLQLVGDRN